In Thermithiobacillus plumbiphilus, the genomic window CATGATGGTCAGCGGCAACCTGGAAGTGCATGAGATGGACAATCTCATGGACATCGACATCGAGACCCACCACCACGAGACCGAGGTGCCGGTCCATGCCCTGCAGCGCTTTGCCGATGGCCTGCCGGCCTTTGGTATCGTGGCGGCCGTGCTCGGCGTGGTGCATACCATGGAGTCGGTAGGCCTGCCGCCGGCGGAACTGGGCAAGCTCATTGCCGCCGCACTCGTGGGCACCTTCCTCGGCATCCTGATGGCCTATGCCTTTGTCGGGCCACTGGCCAGCGCGCTCTCCGAGCGCGCCCAGGAATCCACCAAGTATTTCCAGAGCATCAAGGTCTGTCTGATCGCCTATATGAATGGATACAACCCGCAGACGGCAGTCGAATTCGGCCGCAAGGTGCTGTTCTCCACCGAGCGCCCGGGCTTCATGGAGCTTGAAGCGCATCTGAAGGGGAAATAGGCAGGGATGTCTGATCGGAATGCGCGAATGATCGACTGCGAGGATAGGGCATGACTCCCGAAAAGCGTCCGATCATCATCAAGAAGATCAAGAAGGCGGCCCATGGCGCCCACGGCGGCGCCTGGAAGCTGGCCTATGCCGATTTCGTCACCGCCATGATGGCTTTTTTTCTGCTGATGTGGCTGCTCGGTTCCACCACCAGGGCAGATCTGCAGGGCATCGCGGAATACTTCAAGAATCCCATGAAGGTGTCCATGTCCGGGGGCTCCGGCGCCGGTGACGCCGAGAGCATCATTCAAATGGGCGGCGAGGACCTGACCCGCTCAACCGGCCAGGTGAAAATGACCAACGAGGGTCGCAAGACCATCACTACCAAGGCGGTCGAGAATGACACGAGCCGGCTCGAAGCCCTGAAGAAGAAACTCGAAGCGGCCATCGCCAAAAGCCCGGTGCTCAGACAATTTCGCAATCAGCTCAAGATCGACATCACCAGTGAGGGCCTGCGCATCCAGATCGTGGATGAGGCCAAACGCCCGATGTTCGAACTGGCCAGCGCCCGGCTCGAACCCTATGCCCGTGACATCCTGCGCGAGATCGCGCCCATCATCAACGAACTGCCGAATCGCATCAGCATCCTTGGGCATACGGATGCCCGCGCCTATGCCGGCACCGGCTCGGGTTACAGCAATTGGGAGCTGTCCGCCGACCGCGCCAATGCCGCCCGCCGCGAGCTGGTCATGGGCGGGCTGAACGGCGACAAGCTCATGCGCGTGCAGGGGCTGTCGTCCTCGGTGCTCTATGACGACAAGGATGCCTTCAATCCCATCAATCGGCGCATTTCCATCATCGTGATGAATCGCAAGGCCGAGGATGCCCTGCGCAAGAACAGCGGCGCCAGTCTGGAAGTCGGGACCGGCCAGCCGCTCCAGCCGCAGGCCCTGGGTGTCCGGCATGCTTCTGAATCAGATTGACATCTGGCGCATCAAGGATGGAGCCGGAGGAGGCGCCCGTGGATGAGCAAGTCAAGGCACTGATTGATACCTTCTCCAGTACGAAAATCCCCATCCTGCGGCGCAGCCGTCTGGAGATTCAGGCCCTGATCAAAAGCGGCTCTGCCAGCGCGCCCGCACTGGCAGACATCCTCTCCCATGATTCCTTGCTGAGCGCGTGCCTATTGCGCAAGGTCAGCAGGTCTCCGGATCGCTTGATCGGCACGCTCGAACAGGCCGTTCTGTTGCTGGGGGAAAGCGCTCTGCTGGAT contains:
- the motA gene encoding flagellar motor stator protein MotA produces the protein MLVVVGYVLVIAAILGGFLLAGGHIAVLMQPVELLIIFGSAGGAFLVSNSPKALKATIQALPTILKGSRYDKALYLETLSLLYNIFARVRKEGLLAIEGTIEAPEESDLFQAAPMVLADHHAVEFITDYLRMMVSGNLEVHEMDNLMDIDIETHHHETEVPVHALQRFADGLPAFGIVAAVLGVVHTMESVGLPPAELGKLIAAALVGTFLGILMAYAFVGPLASALSERAQESTKYFQSIKVCLIAYMNGYNPQTAVEFGRKVLFSTERPGFMELEAHLKGK
- the motB gene encoding flagellar motor protein MotB, producing the protein MTPEKRPIIIKKIKKAAHGAHGGAWKLAYADFVTAMMAFFLLMWLLGSTTRADLQGIAEYFKNPMKVSMSGGSGAGDAESIIQMGGEDLTRSTGQVKMTNEGRKTITTKAVENDTSRLEALKKKLEAAIAKSPVLRQFRNQLKIDITSEGLRIQIVDEAKRPMFELASARLEPYARDILREIAPIINELPNRISILGHTDARAYAGTGSGYSNWELSADRANAARRELVMGGLNGDKLMRVQGLSSSVLYDDKDAFNPINRRISIIVMNRKAEDALRKNSGASLEVGTGQPLQPQALGVRHASESD